CTCATTGGTTCGCATCTCCTCGCATTCTTTGATCAGTACCGGGTCCATGTCGACACAATGGATGGAGCCCACTTCCCGGGCTACGATGTTGGTGCCCCAGCCATCACCGCAACCCACCTCCAGCAGGTCTTTCTTACCGGCAAGCATTTTGGCGATGAACTTGTAACGGGCCATGGAGAAAAGCAGCACCTTGGGGTCCATGCGCCAGCGATGACTGGACATCATGCCCAGGCGTATCCGCTCCTCGTCCTTATATTCAATGTGTTCGCTGATATATTTGTCTTCCATGCTCCGCTCCTAAATGAAGTTGATGTGCTGCGGCGGGTTTTTCAGTGTATAGAGAAATTCGTTGATAGCGTTGGTCTTGCAGCTGGCGTAGCATTCCTCATGGACCTTGATCTCCGTCTCGATCCGCTTCATGGTCTGCCAGTAGGCGTCACTCTCGATGATGGCCTTGAATGACTGTCTGGTCAGGTCACCGAGGCAGAATTCCGGTTCCCGGTAGGAGAAGAACATGCCGCAAGGGTAGAGCTTGCCGTCGCCGCTGGAGTAGAGGAGAAAAGGGGCGCCGAGGCAGCGGTTATAGCTGCGCTTTCCTTTCCGGTTGATGTTGCCCCACTTTATCACCACTTTGAAGGTGTCGGTGGAATGTTCCTCTGCCTGCAGGAGGATGTCCCGGAACTGATCGTACTGGTCCAGTTTGTTGAAGATGCCCAAGTCATTTTGCACAGTGTCGCCGCAGTGTTTGATTTCCAGGTAATCTACCCCCAGTTCCTTTGCCAGTGAGGTAAGCGGCATAACCTCGTCAATGTCCTGCGGAGTGAGCACCATTTGAAAACCGATGGTAACGGCGGAGTTGAGCGCTTTTTTCCTTGCAATGCAGAAACGTATCTTTTCCACCAACAGGTCAAAGTCCGGGCTGTTGTGCAGACGCTGGTATGAGCCGGCTGATGCTGCGCTGATATTGAAGCGCAGCCAGGTCAGGTGTTCCAGCGCCTCCTCTCCTTGGCGGCTCGTATCGAATAAGACGCCGTTGGTTCCCAGGGCCATGTCGACCCCCGCCCGCTTTCCCGCAACGATTGCCTCATAAACATGGGGGTTGAGCAACGGCTCCGCCTCCCCGATCATGGCCATGGATCTGACACCCATTTCACCTGCCTCGCTAACGTAGCGGAGTAGTGGCTCCCTGGGGAAAAAGACTTCCTTCCCTTGCTCATAACGGTTGCCCTGAACGACGCCGAAGCAATAGTGGCACTTGATGTTGCATCCCTTGCTCAACCCAACGTCGATGTGCAGCGGTGGAATCCTCTTGCCGCTCATCCAGTCGTTCACTCTGTCCAGATGCCAATAAAGCTTGTGTCCATCCATGCGATAGGTGGTATCAGCCATGTATCCTTCCTTTTTCCGGCTGTAATTCGGTGCAATAGGCGCGCAGTGCCTCCCGCCAGGGACGGAGCGGCGGTACCTTCTCCGACCGCAGTGGGGTATGGCGGTTTTTCAGCCCCAGAGAGGGAAAAACCTCATGGGAAACCGGCTTCACCGCCGCTTTCAGCCCCATGATCCTATCCAGTTCCTGGATCAGCTCCCAGAGCGATGCCTCCCCCTCGTTGACCAGATGATAAAGGCCGAAAGGACGCTTTTCCTCAACCAGCCCCCTGATTGCCGTCGCCACGTCTTGGCTGTAGCTGGGTGAGGCGACAATGTCATTGGAGATGCGGAGCGGCTCCGTGCTCCGCTGCATCCGCTCCAGCATCTTTTCTACGAACTGGGGGCTGCCTGTGGTGATGCCGAATTGCACCGAGATGCGCGCGATGTAATAACGGTGGGCAATGGCGGTGATGAAGCAGTCAGCCCCGTACTTGGTGAAACCATATAGGTTAATGGGGCTGGCGGCGCTGGATTCGGCATAGGTTTCCCGGCCGGTGCCGCTGAAAACCGCATCACTGCTGATGTGAACCAGCAGAAAACCCTGACTTGCCGAAAGCTCGGCCAGCAGCCGGGGAAAGAGGGTGTTAACAAGCAAGGCTTGGTGCGGATCCTTTTCGCAGGCATCAACGCCGTTGAAGGCGGCGGCATTTATTACCAGCTCCGGTTTGATTTGCTGCAGCCGGCGTCTTACCTGGTCGTGATCACGTACGTCACAAGTGGCCCGTGTAATGGGAACCAAAGTGTATCGCCCCTTTGCGAATGCGGTTGACAGGGCCGACCCCACCTTTCCGGAACTGCCGAAGATGGCTATGGTACGAATCTCGGTCATTAGACGAAATCCTGGTGGTTTTTGTCCACGTCCAGGTATTCCAGGACCATGCGGTTATTGCTGTCGACCACACAGTGGTGGTTGCAGTCACGGCTCGGGTCGATGCGGAAGAAGCGTGACTTGTCGCTGGACCAGAAGTCTCTAAAGCAGGTTTTGGCTATGGAACCGAGCAATCCCTGCTGAAGATTATAGGCCTTGTCGTGGCACGAATAGACGTTGAGGTCGGCGCCGATGACCGGCACGATCTGTAGATATGGGCACCAGTGGTATTCCTTGTTGAAGGTGCCCAGCTGGTAGTGGTAGGCGTCGTAAAGCTCGAAGTCGTCCTTGACCAGTTCCTGGCGGGCCCGCTGGGTCTGCTCCTTGACCGCATGGAACAGGGGCTGATGATATTTATGGTTGTCGTCGCAGTTGTTGCTGACGATGCAGGGTGAAACTTTGACGCTGTTTACCCCTGTTTCGCGGAGCAGCTTGATCAGGTCGTAAATATGGTGATAATTCCTGTTGTCGACGACGATGCAGACTCCCAGATAGCAGGGTCCGCCTATTTTTTTGAAGGCCTCGATGTTGGCGATGATCCTGGTGAACTCCCCGTCGGCGCAGCCCCGGTATTCCCGGTAGCTGGCATCATCCCAGCCATCCATGGAGACACGCAGCCAGGTGGCATGACGGGCAAAAACCTCTGCGACTTCCCCGGTGAGTCGCGAACCATTGGTCAGGGCGGCAAACTTGATCGGGCTTTCTGCCAGTTTGCGGGCAGCCTCCAGAAGGTGCGAATAGCAGAACGGATCGCCGCCGCCGCTGAAGGTGACCGCTTTAACCCCCATTGCTATCAGGTCGTCGATTATTTCCAGCATTTTCTCCCTGGGGATGGAATCCTGTAGGTTCATATCCTGGCCCAACTGGAGGTTTTCAGCGCGGTAGGCGCAGTACCAGCAGTTGTGGTTGCAGGCATTGGTCGGCTTGATGCGCACGTTCACAGGGGGGAGGATATTTTCCGAGGAGGCGGGCAACGAGGCGAGCTTCTCCGGGAAGTGAAAGATTTTCATTCTGGTATAAAGTAAGCCCATTTAC
This region of Geotalea daltonii FRC-32 genomic DNA includes:
- a CDS encoding radical SAM protein, yielding MADTTYRMDGHKLYWHLDRVNDWMSGKRIPPLHIDVGLSKGCNIKCHYCFGVVQGNRYEQGKEVFFPREPLLRYVSEAGEMGVRSMAMIGEAEPLLNPHVYEAIVAGKRAGVDMALGTNGVLFDTSRQGEEALEHLTWLRFNISAASAGSYQRLHNSPDFDLLVEKIRFCIARKKALNSAVTIGFQMVLTPQDIDEVMPLTSLAKELGVDYLEIKHCGDTVQNDLGIFNKLDQYDQFRDILLQAEEHSTDTFKVVIKWGNINRKGKRSYNRCLGAPFLLYSSGDGKLYPCGMFFSYREPEFCLGDLTRQSFKAIIESDAYWQTMKRIETEIKVHEECYASCKTNAINEFLYTLKNPPQHINFI
- a CDS encoding SDR family oxidoreductase, with translation MTEIRTIAIFGSSGKVGSALSTAFAKGRYTLVPITRATCDVRDHDQVRRRLQQIKPELVINAAAFNGVDACEKDPHQALLVNTLFPRLLAELSASQGFLLVHISSDAVFSGTGRETYAESSAASPINLYGFTKYGADCFITAIAHRYYIARISVQFGITTGSPQFVEKMLERMQRSTEPLRISNDIVASPSYSQDVATAIRGLVEEKRPFGLYHLVNEGEASLWELIQELDRIMGLKAAVKPVSHEVFPSLGLKNRHTPLRSEKVPPLRPWREALRAYCTELQPEKGRIHG
- a CDS encoding radical SAM protein, translating into MGLLYTRMKIFHFPEKLASLPASSENILPPVNVRIKPTNACNHNCWYCAYRAENLQLGQDMNLQDSIPREKMLEIIDDLIAMGVKAVTFSGGGDPFCYSHLLEAARKLAESPIKFAALTNGSRLTGEVAEVFARHATWLRVSMDGWDDASYREYRGCADGEFTRIIANIEAFKKIGGPCYLGVCIVVDNRNYHHIYDLIKLLRETGVNSVKVSPCIVSNNCDDNHKYHQPLFHAVKEQTQRARQELVKDDFELYDAYHYQLGTFNKEYHWCPYLQIVPVIGADLNVYSCHDKAYNLQQGLLGSIAKTCFRDFWSSDKSRFFRIDPSRDCNHHCVVDSNNRMVLEYLDVDKNHQDFV